A genomic region of Chryseobacterium sp. KACC 21268 contains the following coding sequences:
- a CDS encoding glycosyltransferase family 2 protein — protein sequence MKKISIVIPAHNEQENVALIHQKIKQVFDGLNHYDFEIIFVNDGSRDNTQQKLEELSQKYSEVKFIEFSRNFGHQPAVKAGIDNADGNAVISMDGDLQHPPELIPELIKKWEEGNDIVFTIRTYPKEISFFKRKTSDFFYKLLSSLSDVNLTKGGGSDFRLMDASAVEVMRNFNEDDLFLRGLTSWMGFKQTGIEFTANERQAGESSYNLKKMITFAFTGITAFSVKPLSIAAYLGFLFSGLSVVGYGLYVLYSFIEKTEISGWASLIMTIVFFGGLQLIILGIIGIYLGKIFKEVKQRPNYIIKNKNF from the coding sequence ATGAAAAAAATTTCCATAGTCATTCCCGCACACAACGAGCAAGAAAACGTTGCCTTGATTCATCAAAAAATAAAACAAGTTTTTGATGGATTAAATCATTATGACTTCGAAATCATCTTTGTCAATGATGGAAGCCGAGACAACACACAGCAGAAGCTGGAAGAACTTTCCCAAAAGTATAGTGAAGTCAAATTCATAGAGTTTTCCAGAAACTTCGGTCATCAACCCGCGGTAAAAGCTGGAATTGATAATGCAGATGGAAACGCGGTAATCTCGATGGATGGCGATTTGCAACATCCGCCAGAGTTGATTCCCGAATTAATTAAAAAATGGGAAGAAGGAAATGATATTGTGTTTACCATCAGAACTTATCCCAAAGAAATTTCTTTTTTTAAAAGAAAAACGTCTGACTTTTTTTACAAATTATTATCCAGCCTTTCCGATGTCAATTTGACAAAAGGTGGCGGTTCGGATTTCCGCTTGATGGATGCTAGCGCGGTAGAAGTGATGCGAAATTTCAACGAGGATGATTTGTTTCTCCGAGGACTGACAAGTTGGATGGGTTTCAAACAAACTGGAATCGAGTTCACGGCCAACGAAAGGCAGGCGGGCGAAAGCAGTTATAATTTGAAGAAAATGATAACATTTGCGTTCACGGGAATTACGGCATTTAGCGTCAAGCCATTATCCATTGCGGCGTATTTAGGATTCTTATTTTCAGGACTTTCAGTCGTTGGCTATGGTCTTTATGTTCTTTATTCCTTCATCGAAAAAACAGAAATTTCCGGTTGGGCATCGTTGATTATGACCATCGTTTTCTTCGGCGGATTACAATTGATAATAT